The region TTTGAAATGTCTCAGCGCCATGACGATCTCCCTTTTGTTTTCCACCATGATCTCCGACCACATGGTCGGGTCCGATGATGCTATCCTTGTAAAATCCTTGAAACCGCCGGCAGAATACCCGAGTGGCAACGCAGAATCGAATGTGGCGACTGCATGGACAAGGGAGTATGCCACGATATGCGGGAGGTGGGAAACGAAGGCAAAAACGTGGTCGTGGTATCCTGCCCCTACCTCGAGAACGCGCGCGCCCGTTCTCTTCCACAAGCTTTTCACCATCCTGATTTTACTTGCCGGAGTACCCTTGTAAGGGGTAAGAAAAACAACCCGGGATTTGAAGAGATCGGGGAAGCAGTTCTCATAACCGGACTTTTCGGTCCCCGCGATGGGATGCCCGCCGATAAAAAACGGCCCCTTCGTGTATTCACTCAACTCGTCGCATATCGGCCCCTTCACGCTCCCGCAATCTGTGAGAATCGCGTCTGTTCTCAGTTTCGCGATCAGTTTTCTCCCCACCTCCTTGCTTCGCTCAACCGGAATGGCAAGAAAGAGAACGTCCACCTCTTTGTATTTGTTTCCCCTGAGCACC is a window of Deltaproteobacteria bacterium DNA encoding:
- a CDS encoding prephenate dehydrogenase/arogenate dehydrogenase family protein — translated: MKNLNVGIYGLGLIGGSLAKALSRSSPELTIMGYDRSRKRLHMSLEDGSITEVLRGNKYKEVDVLFLAIPVERSKEVGRKLIAKLRTDAILTDCGSVKGPICDELSEYTKGPFFIGGHPIAGTEKSGYENCFPDLFKSRVVFLTPYKGTPASKIRMVKSLWKRTGARVLEVGAGYHDHVFAFVSHLPHIVAYSLVHAVATFDSALPLGYSAGGFKDFTRIASSDPTMWSEIMVENKREIVMALRHFKKNLSQLEALIREEDVPGMNRYFNLSKKKRDSI